A single window of Onychostoma macrolepis isolate SWU-2019 chromosome 16, ASM1243209v1, whole genome shotgun sequence DNA harbors:
- the mtmr11 gene encoding myotubularin-related protein 11 isoform X2 — MMSHSSLHARGRDVLGLCCLPGECVLQRAVLVRKKLSAKEGGGWLSGTLFCTHFRVAFVPQDSQKPDDNADPVLLGDHDVALASIDKVVAVGPSRTKLVTPTCSLKFTPEELVLYCRDMRVLCFLFDRLTPDTQAVEITYTIAKTYQPLKPGTILSFQNAALGSIEMKQFLSNRRRDPNMNWFECSMGWEQELERTGASGWRVSSVNDRFEMSTSLPRFSVVPQRVLDTELKKTFAHFNEGRIPRWCWRHPHGSDLLRMASFQNNIYHEKDDIRNLELVLFGRQQLCVIVDLGEEMPSPADIQLAHTRLRTLCLGDISSSVSVPDDKWLSTLESTRWLDYTRCCLRKAAEVACLLRGGHMTVVLQEPEDRDMNCVVCSLVQVMCDPHCRTVAGFQGLVQKEWITTGHKFLSRINYHRESDKEEAPVFLLFLDCVWQLWVQYPARFQLTEDYLLALHDSVHLPLFSSFLANSQRERCRRSQHLPQSYTPVNGLRELPMGTPEEPVDPPFPPVWDWALQYSGQRRARFTQPVSQPACPPPVLNGNLNTNLDRSWHNDGLPGSVFLLSRSTFSHPSNLLPWRSGNSGSYWKSHRRAPSSESLSGLERLIRACSLSEPSENQSILHDPYEPLLPLLLGPCVRVWRGCYLRGALHAQAFSHPMSSCSQHPLDQLAWEVQQLREKLAQASHRRPENQTKRQEPRRLESNLNQNANNGTFLFSSSSRTSQQQPLLSSRGAVQSSVPPRAQRTASDPSRPAQRNNGKHTFLFGHQEPQSGQRYIPSPSAKLPKRPGHSH, encoded by the exons GAGAGTGTGTGCTACAGCGAGCCGTGCTGGTGAGGAAGAAGCTGTCGGCTAAAGAAGGAGGAGGCTGGTTGTCTGGGACTCTGTTCTGCACTCATTTCAGAGTGGCCTTCGTGCCTCAGGACAGCCAGAAACCTGAC GATAATGCAGATCCTGTGCTGCTCGGGGATCATGACGTAGCTCTCGCCTCCATTGATAAAGTCGTGGCAG TTGGACCGTCTCGCACCAAACTAGTGACCCCTACCTGCTCCCTAAAATTCACCCCGGAGGAGTTGGTGTTGTACTGCCGAGACATGCGTGTCCTCTGCTTCCTGTTTGACAGACTCACACCTGATACTCAAGCTGTGGAG ATCACGTACACCATTGCTAAGACCTACCAACCACTGAAACCTGGAACCATCCTCTCCTTCCAAAATGCTGCTTTGGGTAGTATTG AAATGAAGCAGTTCTTAAGCAACAGGCGGCGTGACCCTAACATGAACTGGTTCGAGTGTTCGATGGGATGGGAGCAGGAGCTGGAGAGGACAGGTGCCAGCGGCTGGAGGGTCAGCTCTGTCAATGACCGCTTTGAGATGTCCACCAG TCTGCCCAGATTCAGTGTGGTTCCTCAGAGGGTCCTGGACACAGAGCTCAAGAAAACATTTGCCCACTTTAACGAGGGTCGCATCCCA CGCTGGTGCTGGCGTCATCCGCATGGCAGTGATTTACTACGAATGGCCAGCTTCCAAAATAACATCTACCATGAGAAGGATGACATCAG GAACCTGGAGCTGGTGCTCTTCGGCAGACAGCAGCTGTGTGTGATTGTGGATCTGGGAGAGGAAATGCCATCACCTGCAGACATCCAGCTGGCTCACACGAGACTCCGGACACTTTGTCTGGGCG ATATTTCATCATCTGTATCGGTACCTGATGACAAGTGGCTCTCCACTCTTGAAAGCACTCGCTGGCTCGACTATACTCG GTGCTGTCTGAGAAAAGCTGCGGAGGTGGCTTGTTTGCTCAGAGGAGGTCACATGACTGTCGTTCTCCAAG AGCCGGAGGATCGAGACATGAACTGTGTGGTCTGCAGTCTGGTGCAGGTGATGTGTGACCCTCACTGCAGGACTGTGGCTGGATTTCAGGGCTTGGTTCAGAAGGAGTGGATCACGACTGGACACAAATTCCTCAGTCGGATCAACTACCACAGAGAAAGTGATAAAGAGGag GCCCCTGTGTTCCTGCTGTTTCTCGACTGCGTGTGGCAGCTGTGGGTGCAGTATCCCGCACGCTTCCAGCTTACTGAAGACTACCTGCTGGCTCTGCATGACAGCGTGCACCTTCCACTCTTCAGCAGCTTCCTGGCCAACAGTCAGAGGGAGCGATGTCGCCGCTCACAG CATCTTCCCCAGAGCTACACCCCAGTGAACGGTCTGAGGGAATTGCCCATGGGCACCCCAGAGGAGCCGGTAGACCCACCTTTCCCTCCGGTGTGGGACTGGGCCCTGCAGTACAGCGGTCAGAGACGAGCCCGCTTCACCCAACCTGTGTCACAACCTGCATGCCCTCCACCTGTCCTCAACGGAAACCTCAACACCAACCTGGACCGCAGCTGG CACAATGATGGACTGCCAGGCTCTGTGTTCCTGTTGTCCCGTAGCACATTCTCCCATCCCTCCAACCTGCTCCCCTGGAGGAGCGGAAACTCTGGCTCATACTGGAAGAGCCACCGCAGGGCTCCTTCATCTGAGAGTCTGTCTGGACTCGAGCGTCTCATCAGAGCTTGTTCACTCTCTGAACCCTCAGAGAACCAATCAATTCTTCACGACCCATACGAGCCCTTGCTGCCCCTGCTCTTGGGACCCTGTGTCAGAGTATGGAGGGGCTGCTATTTAAGGGGCGCACTACACGCTCAG GCTTTCTCACACCCCATGtcttcctgcagtcagcatccATTAGATCAGCTGGCCTGGGAAGTGCAGCAGCTCCGAGAGAAACTGGCTCAGGCTTCTCACAGACGCCCCGAGAACCAGACTAAACGACAGGAGCCACGCCGGCTGGAGTCCAACCTCAACCAGAACGCCAACAATGGGACCTTCCtgttctcctcttcctctagaACATCTCAACAACAGCCGCTGCTGTCCAGCCGAGGTGCGGTCCAATCCTCCGTCCCTCCCAGAGCCCAGCGGACGGCATCTGATCCTTCCAGGCCTGCGCAGAGGAATAACGGCAAGCACACGTTTCTGTTCGGCCACCAAGAGCCGCAATCAGGGCAGCGTTACATTCCCTCCCCTAGTGCCAAACTTCCCAAACGCCCCGGACACTCACACTGA
- the mtmr11 gene encoding myotubularin-related protein 11 isoform X1, whose amino-acid sequence MLTGSKTTFKVRQMVPDMKERMMSHSSLHARGRDVLGLCCLPGECVLQRAVLVRKKLSAKEGGGWLSGTLFCTHFRVAFVPQDSQKPDDNADPVLLGDHDVALASIDKVVAVGPSRTKLVTPTCSLKFTPEELVLYCRDMRVLCFLFDRLTPDTQAVEITYTIAKTYQPLKPGTILSFQNAALGSIEMKQFLSNRRRDPNMNWFECSMGWEQELERTGASGWRVSSVNDRFEMSTSLPRFSVVPQRVLDTELKKTFAHFNEGRIPRWCWRHPHGSDLLRMASFQNNIYHEKDDIRNLELVLFGRQQLCVIVDLGEEMPSPADIQLAHTRLRTLCLGDISSSVSVPDDKWLSTLESTRWLDYTRCCLRKAAEVACLLRGGHMTVVLQEPEDRDMNCVVCSLVQVMCDPHCRTVAGFQGLVQKEWITTGHKFLSRINYHRESDKEEAPVFLLFLDCVWQLWVQYPARFQLTEDYLLALHDSVHLPLFSSFLANSQRERCRRSQHLPQSYTPVNGLRELPMGTPEEPVDPPFPPVWDWALQYSGQRRARFTQPVSQPACPPPVLNGNLNTNLDRSWHNDGLPGSVFLLSRSTFSHPSNLLPWRSGNSGSYWKSHRRAPSSESLSGLERLIRACSLSEPSENQSILHDPYEPLLPLLLGPCVRVWRGCYLRGALHAQAFSHPMSSCSQHPLDQLAWEVQQLREKLAQASHRRPENQTKRQEPRRLESNLNQNANNGTFLFSSSSRTSQQQPLLSSRGAVQSSVPPRAQRTASDPSRPAQRNNGKHTFLFGHQEPQSGQRYIPSPSAKLPKRPGHSH is encoded by the exons GAGAGTGTGTGCTACAGCGAGCCGTGCTGGTGAGGAAGAAGCTGTCGGCTAAAGAAGGAGGAGGCTGGTTGTCTGGGACTCTGTTCTGCACTCATTTCAGAGTGGCCTTCGTGCCTCAGGACAGCCAGAAACCTGAC GATAATGCAGATCCTGTGCTGCTCGGGGATCATGACGTAGCTCTCGCCTCCATTGATAAAGTCGTGGCAG TTGGACCGTCTCGCACCAAACTAGTGACCCCTACCTGCTCCCTAAAATTCACCCCGGAGGAGTTGGTGTTGTACTGCCGAGACATGCGTGTCCTCTGCTTCCTGTTTGACAGACTCACACCTGATACTCAAGCTGTGGAG ATCACGTACACCATTGCTAAGACCTACCAACCACTGAAACCTGGAACCATCCTCTCCTTCCAAAATGCTGCTTTGGGTAGTATTG AAATGAAGCAGTTCTTAAGCAACAGGCGGCGTGACCCTAACATGAACTGGTTCGAGTGTTCGATGGGATGGGAGCAGGAGCTGGAGAGGACAGGTGCCAGCGGCTGGAGGGTCAGCTCTGTCAATGACCGCTTTGAGATGTCCACCAG TCTGCCCAGATTCAGTGTGGTTCCTCAGAGGGTCCTGGACACAGAGCTCAAGAAAACATTTGCCCACTTTAACGAGGGTCGCATCCCA CGCTGGTGCTGGCGTCATCCGCATGGCAGTGATTTACTACGAATGGCCAGCTTCCAAAATAACATCTACCATGAGAAGGATGACATCAG GAACCTGGAGCTGGTGCTCTTCGGCAGACAGCAGCTGTGTGTGATTGTGGATCTGGGAGAGGAAATGCCATCACCTGCAGACATCCAGCTGGCTCACACGAGACTCCGGACACTTTGTCTGGGCG ATATTTCATCATCTGTATCGGTACCTGATGACAAGTGGCTCTCCACTCTTGAAAGCACTCGCTGGCTCGACTATACTCG GTGCTGTCTGAGAAAAGCTGCGGAGGTGGCTTGTTTGCTCAGAGGAGGTCACATGACTGTCGTTCTCCAAG AGCCGGAGGATCGAGACATGAACTGTGTGGTCTGCAGTCTGGTGCAGGTGATGTGTGACCCTCACTGCAGGACTGTGGCTGGATTTCAGGGCTTGGTTCAGAAGGAGTGGATCACGACTGGACACAAATTCCTCAGTCGGATCAACTACCACAGAGAAAGTGATAAAGAGGag GCCCCTGTGTTCCTGCTGTTTCTCGACTGCGTGTGGCAGCTGTGGGTGCAGTATCCCGCACGCTTCCAGCTTACTGAAGACTACCTGCTGGCTCTGCATGACAGCGTGCACCTTCCACTCTTCAGCAGCTTCCTGGCCAACAGTCAGAGGGAGCGATGTCGCCGCTCACAG CATCTTCCCCAGAGCTACACCCCAGTGAACGGTCTGAGGGAATTGCCCATGGGCACCCCAGAGGAGCCGGTAGACCCACCTTTCCCTCCGGTGTGGGACTGGGCCCTGCAGTACAGCGGTCAGAGACGAGCCCGCTTCACCCAACCTGTGTCACAACCTGCATGCCCTCCACCTGTCCTCAACGGAAACCTCAACACCAACCTGGACCGCAGCTGG CACAATGATGGACTGCCAGGCTCTGTGTTCCTGTTGTCCCGTAGCACATTCTCCCATCCCTCCAACCTGCTCCCCTGGAGGAGCGGAAACTCTGGCTCATACTGGAAGAGCCACCGCAGGGCTCCTTCATCTGAGAGTCTGTCTGGACTCGAGCGTCTCATCAGAGCTTGTTCACTCTCTGAACCCTCAGAGAACCAATCAATTCTTCACGACCCATACGAGCCCTTGCTGCCCCTGCTCTTGGGACCCTGTGTCAGAGTATGGAGGGGCTGCTATTTAAGGGGCGCACTACACGCTCAG GCTTTCTCACACCCCATGtcttcctgcagtcagcatccATTAGATCAGCTGGCCTGGGAAGTGCAGCAGCTCCGAGAGAAACTGGCTCAGGCTTCTCACAGACGCCCCGAGAACCAGACTAAACGACAGGAGCCACGCCGGCTGGAGTCCAACCTCAACCAGAACGCCAACAATGGGACCTTCCtgttctcctcttcctctagaACATCTCAACAACAGCCGCTGCTGTCCAGCCGAGGTGCGGTCCAATCCTCCGTCCCTCCCAGAGCCCAGCGGACGGCATCTGATCCTTCCAGGCCTGCGCAGAGGAATAACGGCAAGCACACGTTTCTGTTCGGCCACCAAGAGCCGCAATCAGGGCAGCGTTACATTCCCTCCCCTAGTGCCAAACTTCCCAAACGCCCCGGACACTCACACTGA